CCGCAGCAGATCCAGCACGCCCAGCCCCAAAGTATCCGCCAGAGGCTCCAGCAGGGAGATGTCCGGGAACCCGGCGCCCCGCTCCCATTTGGAGACCGCCCGGTCCGACACATGCAAGGCCGCGGCCAGCTCCTTCTGGGTCATATTCTGTTCTTTCCGGGCTGCTGCGATCAGCGCCCCGGTCTTTGTCCGATCCATACTTCATCACCTGGGGCCAGTATATCAAATCCGGCCTGCTCCCACAACAAACGCTGCGTGGAACCGCCCAGATTCCGCCGAGGCGCCGTGTCTTTCGGCAGGGTCTTTCCACCTCACGGCTGCTCTCCGCCCAGGTGTTCCCGCAGCACTCGGATCACCCGCTTCATGCCGTCCGTCAGATACTTGCTGCGGTGGCGCACCAGGAAATAGCTCCTGTGAAACCCGCCGTCCTCCACAGCCAGCTCCCGAAGGTCCCCCCGCTCCAGGTCCGCCACCACCAGAGACCGGGGCAGCAGCGTGATCCCAAGCCCCGCCCGGGCGCAGGCCAGCAGGGCAGCGGTGCTGACGCTCTCCACTACCGGCTGCGCCGTGGCGCCTGCTCCCTGCAGGCCGGCATCCACACTGTTCCGGGTGCCGCTGCCCCGCTCCCGCAACAGCAGCCGCTCTTCCGCCAGCTCCGCCAGAGTCAGGGAGTTCTTTCCCTCCAGATAGCCGGGGGCGCACACTGCCGCCAGCTCCTCACCGCACAGGGGCTCCACCAGGTAGTGGGGCGAGACGGTGACATTGTCCACTACGGCAAAATCCAGTTCGTTCTGCAGGATCATCCGCTCTGTCTCCCTGGAGTTGTGAATACTGGCCCGGACCGTGATCTCAGGCAGCGCCTCTGCCAGATGCGCCAGGATACCCGCAAGGCGGGTCTCGCCCAGCGTCACGTGGACGCCGAAGCGGCAGGCCCCCTGGGCGCCGCTCTCCCGCAGGACCTCCACCGATTCCTGAAACTGGGACAGCACGGTGTCCGCATACTGCCGCAGCGTACGCCCTGCCTCTGTCAGATAGACCCGGCGGTTCATCCGCTCGAACAGCCGCACGTTGTAAAACACCTCCAGCTCCCGGATGGCCAGGCTCACCGCCGGCTGTGCCATATTCAGCTGCTCCGCCGCCCGGGTGAAGCTCTCCTGGGCGCAGACGGCGGAAAAGATCTCGAGATGCCGCAGCGTCACGGCACTCCCCCCTATTCATAATTATTTCATTATGTTTTTTATCCTATCATATAGATTGATGAATGTCACGAAAAAGCGTACGCTGGGGGAGAAATCCAAGAGCGCGAAAGGAGCGGTTTCCATGCCCACAGATCTGACCAAAGCCCGTCAGCTGTTCGGGACTTTTTCCAAAATCGGCGCCTTCACCTTTGGCGGAGGCTACGCCATGATCCCCCTGATCCAGCGTGAGGTGACGGAACGCCGCCGCTGGCTGGA
This DNA window, taken from Dysosmobacter welbionis, encodes the following:
- a CDS encoding LysR family transcriptional regulator, which produces MTLRHLEIFSAVCAQESFTRAAEQLNMAQPAVSLAIRELEVFYNVRLFERMNRRVYLTEAGRTLRQYADTVLSQFQESVEVLRESGAQGACRFGVHVTLGETRLAGILAHLAEALPEITVRASIHNSRETERMILQNELDFAVVDNVTVSPHYLVEPLCGEELAAVCAPGYLEGKNSLTLAELAEERLLLRERGSGTRNSVDAGLQGAGATAQPVVESVSTAALLACARAGLGITLLPRSLVVADLERGDLRELAVEDGGFHRSYFLVRHRSKYLTDGMKRVIRVLREHLGGEQP